Genomic segment of Mycolicibacterium sarraceniae:
GGACGATTCTCCAGAGTTTCGCTCGGCGCAGGCGCTTCATGTGGAACTGCATCAGCGCGGCGACGAGATCGGTCTGGCGACGGTGTATCGCGCATTGCAATCGATGGTCGTCGCCGGACTAGTGGATAGCGTCCGTACCGATACCGGCGAATCACTGTATCGGCGCTGCTCTCCGCGCCATCACCACCATCTTGTCTGCCGGTCATGCGGTGCGACGGTGGAAGTGGAAGCTCGAGGAGTCGAGGCGTGGGCGGCGAATGTTGCCAGAACACACGGGTTTTCCGACACTACCCACACCGTCGAAATCTTCGGCGTGTGCGCTGAATGCTCGGTTCAGTGATCACTGTCGATCCCCGAAATTGGAGCGGCAACCAGGGCAGATGCCGTAGATATCCACATAGTGCGTGACGTCTGTGTAGTGGTGCTGCTTGGCCAACTGGTGGGCGTTTTCTTCCAGAGCGGGCACAGTGAATGCGACCGCTCGACCGCAGTGCCGGCACAACAGGTAGTGCCGGTGGTCTGACCCGTTACGGATGCGATACAGATGTTCGCCAGTCTCCGCGCGCTGAGTCTCGGCCACTCCATCTTCGGCGAGTGTGTGCAGGATCCGGTAGACGCTCGTCAGCCCCACAGGTAGTGAATACTGTTGGTGTAGAAGAACATACAGTTGCTGGGCGCTACGGAATCGGTCGGTTTCGCCGAGAACGTGCAGTACGGCTCGCTGGTTCTCGGTGGCCCGCCGCCGCGGATGCGAATGTGATTCCACTGCCAGGCTTTCCATACTCACGGTGTTGCCGTCGAGGTGCTCACCTTCGCGGGATCTGACAACGCTGGGCCCCTCATGGCTGGTGCACCGTCGTCGAGTACGCGTGCGATCGTGCGCTGGCGGCGATCACCCAGCCACACGACCAGCCAGACCGCGCAGGCGATCGTCACGATGACGAAACTGGGCGGTACGTCGAACATCGCCGATACGACCAAGCCCGCCCAGACCGATACAACGCTGATGACTCCCGAGATCGACATCGCGCGCCCAGGGCGCGGAGAGAGCATGATCGCGCTCGCCGCCGGGGTGACGACAAGAGCGAACAACAGCAGTGTGCCGACGGCCTGTACCGCCATCATCACCGTTACCCCTAGAAGCGCCATGAAGATGATCGATAAGGGGCGCAGCGGCACACCCTTTGCCTCCGCGAGGGCTGGGTTCACCGAGCTGAAAAGTAGCGGCCGAAAAACGAATCCGATGCACAGTGCCAACACGACCAGTAGGGCCCCGAAAGTGAGCAGCTGGTCGTAGGAGATGGCTAGGAGGTTGCCGAATAACACGTTGGTCATCGTCGACGAGCTTTTGGTGGCCAGCGAATTGAAGAACAGGCCCAACCCCATCGCGAATGACAACACGGTTCCGGTGATGACTTCTCGTTCGGCGGCCCGTTTCCCAAGGTAGCCAATCACGAGTGCGCCGCCGATGCAGAACACCCCGAGGCCAAAGGTCACCGGTAGCCCGATCAACACAGCGCCTGTCGCGCCGGGCAACCCGATGTGTGCCAACGCATGTGCGGCGAACGCCGTGCGGCGTACCACGATGAAGTACCCGATCAGTCCGGCGGCCAAGGCAACGATCGTCCCGCCGAGCACGGCGTTGCGCATGAACGGTGCTGTGAGAATCGACCACCAATTCTCTTGGTAGCCAAGGGCTACGAAGTGCTGAGCCATCGGTCAGACGCTCCTGGCGAAGAGATCGCCCTGTGGGGTGCGGACGACTTGGATCGGTGTGCCGTACAGATGAGTGAGCAACTCGTCTTCGATCACGTCGTTCACCCCGGCGTAGTGTGGGTGCCCGTCGAGGAGATAGATCGCGCCGTCGAGGATCGGAAGGAACGGGTTGAGGTCGTGGGCAACCACCACGACCGTGACCGACAGCTCGCGGTGCAGGTCCTTGAGTAACGTGACGATCTCGTGCTGACTGCGTAGATCCAACGATGCCAACGGCTCGTCGAGGATGATCATATCAGGCTGGGACACAAGAGCTTCGGCGATCGCCACCCGCTGCCGCTGACCCCCCGACAGCGTCGCGAGTCGGTCATCGGCGAAGGAGCCGGCGTCCACCGCCGCCAGCGCTCCGTCGACGCGGCGACGGTCAGCCTCCGAGGTCCGGCTGAACGCCCAGCGGCCCCCGTTGAGTCCGAGTAGAACCGCATCGCGGGCGCGGATCGCTTCGCCAGCGCTTTCCGCGTAATTCTGTGGGACGTAGCCGATCCGGTCGCGGTCGGTGCCGGGACGGCGACCGAAGACCCGAAGTTCGCCGTGCCCGACCGGGATCAGTCCGAGGATCATCTGGAGCATCGTGGTCTTACCTGCGCCGTTGGCGCCGATCACCGCGACGATGTCACCGGCGGGAACCTCGAAGGTGCCCTGTGACCAGATCACCCGGCCACCGCGCACGGCGCTGACGTCGTGAAACGTCAGCGCCGCGACGGCGACAGAATCAGACCGCGACACCGAGCGCCTTGGCCAGGGCGGTCAGCTGGCCGTCCTGCCATCCCTCGAATGATGTCTTGCCGGGCGGAACGGTCTCGGTGACGTCGACGACCGGCACCCCGGCCTTCGTGGCCGCGTCGCGGAGCTGCTGCGGGATCGATCCCTCGGTCTGGGTGTTGTAGATCAACACGTCGATCTGGCGATTGGACAGCGCTTGGGTGAACGCCGCGATGTCGGCAGGCGAGGGGTCGGTCTCGTTGGCCGAGGCGGTCATGTAGCCGGCGGGGGTCTTGTTGACCAATCCCAGCGCTTGAGCCTGGTAGTCGAACACGGTTTCGGTTGCCGCATAGGACTTTCCGGACGCGCCTGCCTTGATCTTGGCGATCAGGTCGTCGTACGGCTTCATCGCGGTGGTGAAGCTAGCCCGCTGGGTGGTGAAGTAATCGCTGGCCTTGGGCTCGAGTTTGGTGAGCGCGGCGGTGACCGCGTCGGCGACCGCGGTGACCGCCGACGGGTTGTACCACAGATGCGGGTTGCCGCCCTCGGCGGTGTTGGTGACCTTACCGGCGTCGACCACCGGTGCGTTCGGGGCTGATGTCGCGGCCAGCTTGGAGGCCCAGGGGTCGTAATCGGCACCGTTGACGACCACCAGTTGCGCGCCGGTGAACGCTGCGCCGTCCGAGGGGGAGGGCTCGTAGTCGTGCGGGTCGACCGAGGAGCTGGCCAGGATGGTCTTGACGTTGCCGCATTTGCCGGCGAGCTCTGAGGCGATGTCGCCCCACTGATCGACACTGACGACGACGTTGACCGGAGTGGTCGGGCACGCCGCTGGCGCCGCGGTGCCGCCGGTGGCTGGTGCCGCTGTTGCGGAGCTCGACGCGGACGTCGCCGAACTGGTTGCCGACGGAGCGCTCGCGGGATGAGAACTGCAGGCCGCGAGACCGAGCGGGACGATGAAGAGGGCCGCGGCTGCGCCGCGAAAGCGGTAAGAAGTGGGCGTCATAAGGCAAACGATAATCGTTATCGTTTAACGCCGCGACACCGGGTTCGGAAATTGGGATCCACCAACGTTGCGGGATCCTTTGCCGCCACAATGTCGGCGGCGCTGCTGATCGCGGTGATCGCTGTGGGCGAGGGCGTCAACGCGTGGAAGGGGCAAGGGTGCTGCGCGCCCAACATCGCCGAGGACGCGGGTGGCTGTGCCCATGAATGTGGTTGCTGTAGATGATCTTTCACGTCCTGATGCGAATACGCAATGGCACATGACATATATGGGGAACCCCGCAGGCGTGCCGACGAATATTGCTCGCGACTCGAGATCGGATGGCCATCGGCCGCCGCCAATTCCGACACCATCGCCTATTGGCAGCGCACCGTTGACCGCCCCGCCTGAGCGACGATGCCAGTCAGCGGGCCAGCCACCGTCGCCACACCGAGAACAGCTGTCCTTCTTCGACGCCGAGCACATCGCGTAGAGCCGCGGCGCTGTTCAGGTGGGCAGCGCCTCCGGCACGGATGTACAGCTGTTTGAGCGTAGCGGTGCCGTATCGGTCTGCGATGAACCGTGCGAACCACCAGGCTCGGTCGTAGGCGAGCGACTGGGCCGATCCGACGCCGTTGAAGTCCGCCTCAGCGGGTAGCTGGGCCAGCGTGTCCGCCGCGGCCGGCCCGGGCTTAGGTGCCGCGGGACGTCCCACGAAGTCGGCGACGCCTTCGGCAAGCCAGCGCGGTGCGTCCAGTGCGGTGTCTGCCCGGGTGGCGTAGTGGAGTAGCTCGTGGCGCAAGACAATTCGTAGCGCGGCATCGCTCATGCGGGCCGCCCCGGGGGCGAAGACCATCCGTTGCCCGGTGGCGATCCGACGGGCCGGGTCCACCGTGTCGGCGACGGCGGCCGCGGCGACATCGACCCATTGCGGTCCGCTGGGCCAACGCGTCCAGGCGGTGAACTGTGCGGCCGAATCCGCACCGGCAATCACGACCTCGCGTGACCAGTCGTCTCCCCAAAACGACACCACGGCCGCGACGGCGCTGTCGATCTCGGCGGCGACCCGGGTGAGCAGTCCAGTCGTTGGTGCACTGTCGAATCCCAGGAAGTGCAGGGTGCGTCCATCGGCCAGCGGCATCGGTGTCGGGGTCGACGAGTGGGTTTCGTGCAAATTTTTCACTGCTCGCACAGCTGCGGGTACGGGGATCTGCGAGCCGATCATTGTCGTCACCAAGGCCAGGTCGAACAGGGCCCGCCGGCGACTGCGAGGCGCAGCACTACCAGCGGGCTCCTCGGATAGCATCCCGTCACGATGCCATAGCGCGGGGAGCACGTCCGAGCAGGCGGGGACCGACACAGCGAACACACAGTTGCGCGACGGCAACACCTTTGCGTCGATCTGGTCACTTGTCGAGTCTGTGAGCCTGCTCCCAGTTTCATTCGTTACGGTCGCGCCGTGCAAGACAAACCGTGCGCGCCGCGCAGCACCACTCGGCGTGAGGTGCTGCGCTACGCGGTCGGCACCCCCGTCATGCTCGGCCTGCTCTCGGTGCCCCTGGTGAATCCGCCACGGGCACACAGCGTCTCGAATATCGCGGGCAAGATCGTGTTCCTCGACCCAGGGCACAACGGCGCCAACGACGCGTCGATCAGCCGCCAGGTGCCGACCGGTCGAGGGGGTACCAAGGACTGCCAGACCACCGGAACCGCCACCGACAGTGGCTATCCCGAACACACCTTCAACTGGAACACCGTGCTGCTCATTCGCGAGCAGCTCACGCAACTCGGAGTGCGCACCGCGTTGTCACGCGGTGACGACAACGCCCTGGGGCCATGTGTCGATCAGCGTGCCGCCATGGCCAACGCGCTTCACCCCGACGCGGTCGTCAGCATCCACGCCGACGGCGGTCCGGCCAGTGGTCACGGTTTTCACGTCAATTACTCTGCCCCAGCGTTGAATTCCGCCCAGGCCGGCCCGGCGGTGGTCTTTGCTCACACTATGCGCGATCAACTCGTCGCATCGGGCATGCAACCGTCCACCTACATGGGCAGTGACGGGCTCTATGGACGTGCCGATCTGACCGGGCTCAACATGGCGGACTACCCGTCGATCCTGATCGAAATGGGCAACATGAAGCATGCCGGCGATGCCGAGGTCTTGGCCAGCCAGCAGGGGCAGGCCGCGTACGCCACCGCCGTCGTCCGCGGCATCGCCGCCTACCTGTCGAGCACCTGAGCACTGCCGGGGTCAGGCCGACGACCTCCCGCCGCGGTTCATGTGCATCAGGGCAGCCCGCTCCCGGGGTGCCATTCCACCCCAGATTCCACATGGCTCTTGCGCATCGAGCGCATACTCGCGACACCGGGAGAGCACGGGGCAGCTGGAACAGATGCGTTTAGCGTTGTTCTCGTGATCAAGCCGTCGGCGGCCCCGGTGATGGTCGTCGGTGAAGAAGACCGCCGAAGGCAGCCCACGGCAGCGCGCCTGCAAGTGCCATTCCCGATCGTGACCAACGGGCGCCCTCATGACGGCTGGACATCGCCGCCGGATGATCCCGGTGCATCCCGAGTGCGTCGTCCATATCGACGGTTGAACTTTTCCACCTGTCCAGCACTGTCGACGATGCGGCGCTGGCCGGTCCACATGGGGTGGGACGCCGAACTGACTTCGACGACGATCAGTGGATACGTGCGTGGTCCGCTGGGGGTGTCCCATTCGATGGTCCGGTTGCTGGTGGCAGTCGAGCGGGTGAGAAACATAGTACCGGTGTTCGCGTCCTGGAAGACGACGGGGTGGTAGTCGGGGTGGATGCCAGGTTTCATCGGAGTTCTCCTTAGTTCTCGTTCGACTCGCCGCTGAGGATCTGCGCGGAAACCGGTTCGGTGCAGGGATCGTGGTGCCAATCACCGAACGGATCGTGCAGCGCCGACCACCTACTCGGATCGGACATCTCGTCCTCGGTGAGGACGGCACCCCGCAGCGCCTGGCGAATCGCGTCCGGGTCGGCACCACATACCAGCACCACTAGTGCGGTATGCCGATCGCCGTGGCGGTCATCCCAGAACGCACCGGACATTGCGCGTCGCTCGGCGTCGGCGTAGGCCAGTTCCGAGGTGCTCATCGCGGCCAGCCATGGGCCCGCTGAGCTGACCCTCAAACCCCCACCGGCCGACTCCAGCCACATGACGTCGCGGCTGTTGCTGGCCAGCCACAGCCGCCCGCGAGAGCGAATCACACCGTCCAACAACGTATCCAGTACGTCGTGGAGCCGCTCGGGATGAAATGGGCGCTGGGCGTGAAACTCGAACAACTGCACTGCCTCAGCTGCATGCAGGGGTGGCAGTCCCGTCAACAGCGAATCATGCGGGTCGTCGCTGCGCCCGCGTCGGGAGCCTGCGGGCAGTCTTCGTAATGCGTCCTCGACGGCGTCGGCGTTCGCGATGACGCGCGCCCGCGGATTCAGCCGGGCGATCACCTCGGTCAGCTGCGCTGGCGGCTGCCCACAGACGAGCACGTCTGCGAATTCCGCTTGGGCGACCACCGCCTGAGCCACGGTCCGCCCGTCGGGCAGTTCCTCGTCGCCGAGCGCCTCGGCCAGCCACACCATCTCGTCGACGGTGGTGATCACTGCCGTGATCTCCACATCCCGTGCTGCAGGGCCCGGCTCGAAGCCCGCCGCTGCCACGCGCACGTGGTGGATCGCCCAGCAGATGGGTTCGGGCTCCAACCACGGCGCCAGGCGGACCACGACACGCTCGACGTCGCGGCGGCGACTCATCCGGCGCAGTAGCACCAGTAGGTCGTTGCGAACGGTGCATGACAGGCAGCCATGCTGCAGTTCGAGCGCGTCCTGTGCTGTTGTCACAACACCGTGCTGCACCGTCACCACCCGACGGAGCACCACGTTGCCATCGACATGGTGCTCGATCACCACCGTTCCAGGGCGCTGGAGCAGTTCGTGTGAGACCGCGGCTGTGCCCTCCTGTCCCGTCACCAGGATCACCGCAGTGCGCATCGCTCTCCTTATCGATAACAATTTTCATTAGTGCGGTCTTGACGGTACAGTGCCAAGCGGGACTTGTCGAAAACGATTATCAATAAGCTTGCTACGGTTCAAGGAGAGGTTTCCATGTCTGCTCACTGCCAAATCACCGGCCGTGCACCAGGATTCGGTAACTCTGTGTCGCACTCGCACCGGCGCACCCGCCGCAGGTGGACGCCCAACATCCAGCGCAGGACCTATTACCTGGCTTCGGAGGGGCGACGCATCCGGTTGCGAGTGTCCACCAAGGGCATGAAGGTCATCGACCGCGACGGCATCGAGGCGGTCGTGACCCGGCTGCGCCGTGAAGGACAGAAGATCTGATGGCACGCGCTACCGACGTCCGGCCGATTGTGAAACTGCGCTCGACCGCAGGTACCGGCTACACCTACACCACCCGTAAGAACCGCCGCAACGACCCGGACCGTCTGGTCTTGCGCAAGTACGACCCAATCGTGCGGCGGCACGTCGAATTCCGTGAGGAACGCTAACTGTGGCAAAGAA
This window contains:
- a CDS encoding Fur family transcriptional regulator, which translates into the protein MPSRQSSVPGVRATRQRAAIAALLDDSPEFRSAQALHVELHQRGDEIGLATVYRALQSMVVAGLVDSVRTDTGESLYRRCSPRHHHHLVCRSCGATVEVEARGVEAWAANVARTHGFSDTTHTVEIFGVCAECSVQ
- a CDS encoding Fur family transcriptional regulator, whose product is MHVLGETDRFRSAQQLYVLLHQQYSLPVGLTSVYRILHTLAEDGVAETQRAETGEHLYRIRNGSDHRHYLLCRHCGRAVAFTVPALEENAHQLAKQHHYTDVTHYVDIYGICPGCRSNFGDRQ
- a CDS encoding metal ABC transporter permease, which translates into the protein MRNAVLGGTIVALAAGLIGYFIVVRRTAFAAHALAHIGLPGATGAVLIGLPVTFGLGVFCIGGALVIGYLGKRAAEREVITGTVLSFAMGLGLFFNSLATKSSSTMTNVLFGNLLAISYDQLLTFGALLVVLALCIGFVFRPLLFSSVNPALAEAKGVPLRPLSIIFMALLGVTVMMAVQAVGTLLLFALVVTPAASAIMLSPRPGRAMSISGVISVVSVWAGLVVSAMFDVPPSFVIVTIACAVWLVVWLGDRRQRTIARVLDDGAPAMRGPALSDPAKVSTSTATP
- a CDS encoding metal ABC transporter ATP-binding protein, which codes for MSRSDSVAVAALTFHDVSAVRGGRVIWSQGTFEVPAGDIVAVIGANGAGKTTMLQMILGLIPVGHGELRVFGRRPGTDRDRIGYVPQNYAESAGEAIRARDAVLLGLNGGRWAFSRTSEADRRRVDGALAAVDAGSFADDRLATLSGGQRQRVAIAEALVSQPDMIILDEPLASLDLRSQHEIVTLLKDLHRELSVTVVVVAHDLNPFLPILDGAIYLLDGHPHYAGVNDVIEDELLTHLYGTPIQVVRTPQGDLFARSV
- a CDS encoding metal ABC transporter solute-binding protein, Zn/Mn family, translated to MTPTSYRFRGAAAALFIVPLGLAACSSHPASAPSATSSATSASSSATAAPATGGTAAPAACPTTPVNVVVSVDQWGDIASELAGKCGNVKTILASSSVDPHDYEPSPSDGAAFTGAQLVVVNGADYDPWASKLAATSAPNAPVVDAGKVTNTAEGGNPHLWYNPSAVTAVADAVTAALTKLEPKASDYFTTQRASFTTAMKPYDDLIAKIKAGASGKSYAATETVFDYQAQALGLVNKTPAGYMTASANETDPSPADIAAFTQALSNRQIDVLIYNTQTEGSIPQQLRDAATKAGVPVVDVTETVPPGKTSFEGWQDGQLTALAKALGVAV
- a CDS encoding Rv3717 family N-acetylmuramoyl-L-alanine amidase; protein product: MLGLLSVPLVNPPRAHSVSNIAGKIVFLDPGHNGANDASISRQVPTGRGGTKDCQTTGTATDSGYPEHTFNWNTVLLIREQLTQLGVRTALSRGDDNALGPCVDQRAAMANALHPDAVVSIHADGGPASGHGFHVNYSAPALNSAQAGPAVVFAHTMRDQLVASGMQPSTYMGSDGLYGRADLTGLNMADYPSILIEMGNMKHAGDAEVLASQQGQAAYATAVVRGIAAYLSST
- a CDS encoding WhiB family transcriptional regulator, yielding MRAPVGHDREWHLQARCRGLPSAVFFTDDHHRGRRRLDHENNAKRICSSCPVLSRCREYALDAQEPCGIWGGMAPRERAALMHMNRGGRSSA
- a CDS encoding type B 50S ribosomal protein L31, whose protein sequence is MKPGIHPDYHPVVFQDANTGTMFLTRSTATSNRTIEWDTPSGPRTYPLIVVEVSSASHPMWTGQRRIVDSAGQVEKFNRRYGRRTRDAPGSSGGDVQPS
- the mrf gene encoding ribosome hibernation factor-recruiting GTPase MRF, producing MRTAVILVTGQEGTAAVSHELLQRPGTVVIEHHVDGNVVLRRVVTVQHGVVTTAQDALELQHGCLSCTVRNDLLVLLRRMSRRRDVERVVVRLAPWLEPEPICWAIHHVRVAAAGFEPGPAARDVEITAVITTVDEMVWLAEALGDEELPDGRTVAQAVVAQAEFADVLVCGQPPAQLTEVIARLNPRARVIANADAVEDALRRLPAGSRRGRSDDPHDSLLTGLPPLHAAEAVQLFEFHAQRPFHPERLHDVLDTLLDGVIRSRGRLWLASNSRDVMWLESAGGGLRVSSAGPWLAAMSTSELAYADAERRAMSGAFWDDRHGDRHTALVVLVCGADPDAIRQALRGAVLTEDEMSDPSRWSALHDPFGDWHHDPCTEPVSAQILSGESNEN
- the rpmB gene encoding 50S ribosomal protein L28; the protein is MSAHCQITGRAPGFGNSVSHSHRRTRRRWTPNIQRRTYYLASEGRRIRLRVSTKGMKVIDRDGIEAVVTRLRREGQKI
- the rpmG gene encoding 50S ribosomal protein L33, which encodes MARATDVRPIVKLRSTAGTGYTYTTRKNRRNDPDRLVLRKYDPIVRRHVEFREER